In a genomic window of Neoarius graeffei isolate fNeoGra1 chromosome 13, fNeoGra1.pri, whole genome shotgun sequence:
- the birc5b gene encoding baculoviral IAP repeat-containing protein 5b, giving the protein MSYSDVIAARFLAFDQMYSFERRLQTFADWPFREDCQCTPEQMAMAGFVHCPSENEPDVACCFYCLKELEGWEPDDIPWSEHAKRSPDCGFLQMKSFDELTAVEFFRLEHGRIRNYIRKMVHMKIAHFRDEVENTSKNLRALFDILRPQGGSVVQGSLLDWCSVRRWKLNS; this is encoded by the exons ATGTCTTACTCAGATGTTATTGCTGCTAGATTCCTGGCTTTTGACCAAATGTACAGCTTTGAGAGGCGCCTACAGACATTTGCAGATTGGCCCTTCCGTGAGGACTGTCAGTGCACACCTGAGCAG ATGGCCATGGCAGGTTTTGTGCACTGTCCTAGTGAGAATGAGCCTGATGTGGCCTGCTGTTTCTACTGCCTCAAAGAGTTGGAAGGCTGGGAGCCAGATGATATTCCCTG GTCTGAGCATGCAAAACGTTCTCCAGACTGCGGGTTCCTACAGATGAAGTCCTTTGACGAGCTCACAGCTGTCGAGTTTTTCCGACTCGAGCATGGGAGGATTCGCAATTACATA aggaaaatggtacaCATGAAGATTGCGCACTTCCGTGACGAAGTGGAAAACACCAGCAAAAATTTGAGGGCTCTTTTTGACATCTT AAGGCCACAGGGAGGCAGTGTTGTACAGGGTTCTTTGCTTGACTGGTGCTCTGTGAGGAGGTGGAAACTGAATTCTTAA